ttaatcaaatgcatggCCATGAAATCTTTTACAGGagaaaaagaacaaaataataataataataaagacaAGAATGTGTTTACATTGTTAACCACAAGTAGATATCCCGTTAATGCCTGCAAACAAGCATACCCTCAAGCAGCTAAACTCATTCAAATAAAGGCACTGTTGCAACTTCCAGTTGCTTATTGTGTCCAAATGGTCATTAATCTCCTAACTAATCAGAGCATAGAATTGTCAAACGCACGTTTCAAAATATTCTTATCTAGCACATAGACAGTGTCCGGACACAATGCTGTGATGCACATGAAATTTATACGCAGAACTAGTTCATTTCACATGACAGCCATTGCAACCACTCTCAAATTCTTGTGCATTAATAGACTTTGTGTACTAGTTTCAAATAATTTTTGATTTAGAATCCAGAGTAAATGACATCAATGAAAAGATATTGCATATATTATGCATGAAATTTTGATTTAGAAGCCAGAGTTCAATGACATCAATGAAAAGATATTGAATATATTATGCATGACATCTACACCCCAAAATTGCAATTCCAGCAGAAACATCGGGTCCAAATTTCATTGAAGCTCTAAACGAAGCCCATTACTCAATTACATTCAGAAAATACAAAATACATATGTTCGGACTTCTGAATAAAGGgcagcccggtgcactacgcgtccccgctgaacaagggtccggggaggggtcccaccacaagggtgtactgggggcaagccttcccctgccaatttatttggcaagaggccgctcctaagacttgaacccgtgacctcttggtcacacgacaacaacgtttaccgttgcgccaaggctcggaCTTCTGAATAAGGCCAAAAAATCAATGTCATCCCCATCAACAAGCAATCAAATGGTGACAATTTGGAACACCATTTCTTACATAGACACGTGACTTTTACAACATCAAATCTAAATCAATTTGGAACACCATTTATTGCTTAGACACTTTATAAACTGACTGACAATCTCTAGCTTTACGACTTCAAAGTTTCCCACCTCATCCAACTCCAGATAGCCAACTCATGTTCATTTCAGATCAAAAAATTGATTCAACATTCAAAAAGCCTAAACAAGTGACATGAAACAGAACAAAATGAAACTTGTATGCagtgcacaaaaaaaaaaaaaaaaaaaaatcatgggCCATGAATGATATGACAACCAATGGTAGAAAGAGCAGAGTGTTAGCAGCACTTCTGCCTCTACTGCTGTACCAGGATAGACGAGTTGCACTTATCATCAGCTACTTTATGATTCCCACAAGATGAGGATGGAGAATGAGCTTGCCAGCGGACAATAAGTGCAACTGAGTTGAATCCACTGTGCATTGGACAGGAACAATACTTGGAGATACCTTTTGAGCATCCAAAGTATATCAAGAGAAACTATATGAGATAGACCCCCAAAGATAAGCACTTGCttcacttattatagtaatGATTATTCCAGTAAGTATGGGCCCTGCTATACTTAGATAATATATAGTTTTCTGCAGGAATTGAGTTTTAGTTTTACAAAGTTTATATTGGGTTAGATGGGTTGTTTTTTGTTCTTTCTTAACATGCTTTATCTTATCATTGGAAGCCATCATCAAATATCTATGAAAGTACTTCAAAaactctctcaatattcctTTCTCGATACCTTTCTTCCTGAGACATTCCAGAGTGGATACATATAGAAGGGAAGTTGCACTCCACCAATAACCTGTTCAGCTCAGCTGCTCTGTTCACACTTTTGACAAAAATGACAACTTGATTGAAATCCAAGGCATCAAGTAGGTCATTCAGCTTCCGATTCTTCTCCAACTCTGTCAATTTAATGTAGTGCTGcaaaccaaaaataatattatggAAAGAAGAGCACAAAAAAATGTGGATAAACAAGACCCAACTTCAATGTGTCTAATGCTATAATTAATTACCTGTACAAGACCATGTAGTGTCAATTTGGCTTCATCGTCTACATAAATCTCCATGGGCTGTAAGAATCaaacataaaaagaaaaggaaTCAGCGAGACAATGTTGCTGGAATTACCCAAGCAATGCCATATAATGGCTCCACTACAATTATTTTGTTTGCCTTGCACCAAAAGCTCAAAATAGGGTAGATGCCAACATATAAGACACAAGCAACAAATTGAACAAGACACACTGATCTTATATTGTTATGCAGTAAGACAGCATTACATCTTGCATAAATTTCTTGCAAATAGGACGAATCTCCTTGCTAAGTGTTGCTGAAAACATCATAACTTGCTTGTCATGAGGAGTCATCTTGAATATCTCCTGCACATCTCTCCTCATGTCTGGAAAAGATACAGGCAGATAGAAAAATATTAGTAACAAGCATTGTGTAATATTATACAAGTGAAAGAGACCAAACCGCTAGCAACATACCAAGTGATTCAAGCATCTTGTCACACTCATCTAGTATAAAATGTTTCACATTCTTCAAACTGAGTTCTTTCTCTCTCGCTAGTGCTAATATTCTACCAGGAGTTCCAACAACAATATGAGGGCATTCATTTTTCAGTATATCCTTGTGCACCTTGACATTGACACCACCATAAAAGACAGCAACCTTGACATCAGGCAAATAGGTGCTGAATCTCTCAAATTCATGGCATATCTACATAAACACAAAGGAATTAATGCTTACAACTCAGAAAAGAATATTGAAACCCAAGAATAAGAATATATGTCAGTTACTCAACATATCAAGACTAGGAGATAATACCTGATATGCTAACTCTCTTGTATGGCAAAGAACAAGAGCAGCCACTTGACCTGCTACAGGGTCAATCTGCTGCAGAGTAGATAAAACAAAGACAGCTGTCTTCCCCATCCCAGATTTTGCTTGGCAAATGACATCCATTGTTAAGATAGCTTGAGGGATGCACTCATGTTGAACTGGTGAAGGAAACAAAATCTCAGTGGAAGAATCCTCAGTAAGTATAAAGACCTTCCAGTTCCTTTTATAGGAAAGGTTTATGAAGACAATGTTTCTTGCTGGAATTATGACTTTCAGCAAATAGTTAGTGATAATTACCTgtaaaacataaaatagaatacgtcaaaaaaaagaaaaagaaatgcaCAGTTGCAAGCATGAAACTTCTCAGCAGCATTCCGACTCTCTCATTCAAGGGCACAGTTGCTCATAATATGATATCCAATTGAGAAAAAAACATACATAAACACTTTAATATGGTAGCATCAATTCAACTTTCGAcagaaaaacaataataataataataataataattagttGAAGAGAGCGAAGAACCAATTTAGCAGGGATGACAATCTTGATTGAATGGAAGAGTAATTTATACAGATCGCACATGTGGTAATAGGGAACGAAAAAGCAGCAAAATGTAGAGAAGTCAAAAACTTTTGAGTCTTAGTTGGTACATTGGGCatttaatgagttaatttttgCTGGTAGCCCGATTACTGATCAAATGGTTCAATGATCAttatgaaactgtatttataaCAACATTTCAAATTAAAGGGAAATGATTTTGAAGATATCATGCGGAAGCAATTCAGAAAAGACAGTCTTAATCCAAACTCAACCTAAATGTTAACTAGAGAACTTACCATGATTGCAACAAGGTCTGAGCAGTGATGGTACTTGCTTTAAGTATAGTGATTACTTAATAGTTAATATGCTAATTTATCTACTGCTTGTACAAGTCTTCTACACTGTTCACATCATATTAATATAACAAAACAGTTTAGATGCAGTGTGTTGGGCATATCATTGAGAAAAAAATGTTCTCTAATGCTTGAGGCTCCCCGCCTTGGGTAGTAGGGTGGGTCAAAGGGTAAATCATGTAAACTTCCTTCATAATTAATGGTCCGGCATGCCATACAACTAAaagatataaaaaattaaagaacaGTTTTGATGACATAAACAAAAGCAATACCATTTTTCTTCAAAACCCAAGACTCTTTACAAATTCCACAACCAAGGGTCTCCCAAAAAAAATTACCTAGCTAAGAAAATCAACAAAAACAAGGGTGTGCCTTCATTGAAGGAAAGAGAGAACATATTAACAAGGTAAAAAAGTGGCTCCGGCGGATAAATATATTTGCTTCAAACTAATATTCAAAAAGTCCATTCAAAATACAGTTGGCCCAATCAAGAATCCATTAAATGCTAGCGTGAAACAACTAACCATGCAATTCATCCAAATTAGAAAATGAAAATTAAGCAAACAGATCTGCTCggtcaaaaaaaaaagtgaccTAGCAGTAAGTAGAAAGAAGAAAAGGCCAACTGATGAAGCCCTCTAATGGACAAGGGGAATGACTACATCCAGTCCATCCAACTTGATATAAAAGAATGCAATATAGTGTAAAGAgccataagaaaataaaaagaaagaatttGCCTTCTGAAGGATGTTCAAATCCAGAATCTACAATGGCTCGTAGAAGCTCTGGCTTCAAAAGGAAGTCTCTGAATCCCGAACTGTGAATCCCGACATAACCCCTGCATTATGTAGAGTATATATGAAATCAATACAAAAGAACTTGCAATCACAGACAAATAATGACTTCCAACCACAaacaaatagaaaaaaatcaatCCATTTTTAAAGGCCAAGAAAAAATTTAAACACAAAACTACTTTTGAAGGGAAAATCATAAATATGTAGCACTATAGTAAAACACCAATACAAGCATGTCCAGCCCTCCTTTATCCCAGATATAATAACAAGTAGCAACCAAAAAAACCTCAGAGTCAACAGCATCAGAACCAAATGAATAGATCTTTCTGATATGCACCATCCTGGATATTCCCAATAAATTAGAAAATGAATTATCAAGAATTATTGAGTATGACCCAATGTTGTAATAAGGCGTTACTAGAACCTGACTTAGAATATAGTTGTATATATAGAAGATACAGACAAACATGTTTACAGGCCATTAAATAATATTCATTCAttcaaaaaaattgatttaatgTGTATCAAACttgttcaaaatataaattcagaGAAAACCAAAATTTAGAAAGTTTTAAGTATTTAGACAATTAGCATTACACAcccaaaaataaacaaaataaaagcaAAGTAAATTTTCAGAGAATGAACAGTTtccctaaaaaaatatatataagcaATTCAATAAACCAGAAGATATATCTAGACCAGATTATAGTCAACACACTTCGTTCGAAGTTCTTTTTCACACACAAAATCATAACAAGAGCAAATAAATACAACACAGAGAATAAAAAAACACAGaaagaagagatgaaaaaagcttttaaatttatttttataaaattaagcCACGCTCTCAAAATAGCAAAAAATAATAAGCACATACTTCTTAGCAGATTCTGCGGTCTTAGCGGAGACGGAATCAGGGGCCTTCTCGTCCTCCTCCTCATAGTCGAGCAGCTCCTCCTCGTAAGCGTCGTTGTCTTTCACTTCTCCCATTTGACCTGTAGAGAAGCAAATAAACAGTGATAAGAGCTAATTTTTAGGGTTGGGGATTTGGGAATCACAGAAGTTGAGAGAAACATAGTTCCTTGTAAAAGCTGCGAGCTTACCTTAGGATTTAAGAAACACAAGTGGAGTATTGAGCTTAAGCGCTAAAAAGATTTAAAACgaaacaaaatttaaaaattatacaaaaataaataaaaagtgaggGGGAGAGAAAGAGTTTGGAGGAAGCCAGCTAGGGTTTTGAGGAGTTCGTGAAGGAAGAAGATATAAGATATCGCAGATAGAGAAAGACGAAATTGACCTTCCAAGTGGGTTTGAGATATGAGTGTTTGTGTTTTTCTGTTTTGTATAATAGTGGGGAATCGATAcagatatttttttcttttaatatgaAGTAGAAAGTTACAGTTGCTAAAACCTATCTGGATaatagaatagaatagaatCTATCCAGATAGAAACCCAAACCGAGTGAATTAAAGCTTGTTCAATGAATTtatatattctatatataatataaaacagtaatgatggagctgaggtgtcacttccttcttttttagttgtaaaaaatataaaaaaaaatataatatattaactttagttatattattatatttatttataaaaagattattttatccgtattatattTAAGAgttctatataatttaaattaatccttaaaatctctctaattttctgcatatctatatctaaaagttctacataatttaaattagttcctaaaatctctctaattctctgcatatctatatatctatatataatataaaacagtaacgatagagctgaggtgtcacttcctccttttttactgataaaaaatctatatataatataaaacagtaacgatgaagctggggtgtcacttcctccttttttactgataaaaaatataatatattaactttaattatattattatatttatttataaaaagattattttatccgtactgtatctaagagttctacataatttaaattaatccctaaaatctctctaattctctgcatatctatatctaaaagttatacataatttaaattaatccctaaaatatctctaattctctgcatatctatatctaaaagttctacataatttaaattagtccctaaaatctctccaattctctgcatatctatatataatctatatataatataaaacagtaacgacggagctgatg
The window above is part of the Euphorbia lathyris chromosome 3, ddEupLath1.1, whole genome shotgun sequence genome. Proteins encoded here:
- the LOC136221728 gene encoding DEAD-box ATP-dependent RNA helicase 15-like; protein product: MGEVKDNDAYEEELLDYEEEDEKAPDSVSAKTAESAKKGYVGIHSSGFRDFLLKPELLRAIVDSGFEHPSEVQHECIPQAILTMDVICQAKSGMGKTAVFVLSTLQQIDPVAGQVAALVLCHTRELAYQICHEFERFSTYLPDVKVAVFYGGVNVKVHKDILKNECPHIVVGTPGRILALAREKELSLKNVKHFILDECDKMLESLDMRRDVQEIFKMTPHDKQVMMFSATLSKEIRPICKKFMQDPMEIYVDDEAKLTLHGLVQHYIKLTELEKNRKLNDLLDALDFNQVVIFVKSVNRAAELNRLLVECNFPSICIHSGMSQEERLTRYKSFKEGHKRILVATDLVGRGIDIERVNIVINYDMPDSADTYLHRVGRAGRFGTKGLAITFVSSASDSDVLNQVQARFEVDIKELPEQIDTSTYMPS